From Pseudorasbora parva isolate DD20220531a chromosome 14, ASM2467924v1, whole genome shotgun sequence:
GTGGCGTTAGATAATTGAGCTCCCTGAAGCGGTTTTCATCCGAACAGGCGCGCACTCTGTCAGCGGACCTGCAGCTGTGGGTGTGTTTGTGTACCAGCGATCAGGAGTCAGAGCGATGGCACGTCCAATGACTTCAAAGGTAGCGTTCGCAAACTGGAATAAGCACTACTTTTCCCCCGTTGAGGTGAAAGGGAATGTTTACGTAATGTGCAACTTATGCCCAGAAGAGCCACGTCAGTGAACGCAAAGTGAGCTCCGCGACCAAAGGAGGAGCCACGAGATTAAAGCAACCAAAACTATGTTTTTCTCCACCGCAAACTCTTATCACCCAGaaataatttaacaaaataatatCTAGATATCGTTGAGGACATGTTGCCGTTGTTAATATGATGGGAGTGTCTGCATTAAAAGACCCatatggcagatcaacgtgttACTACATTTCTttccgatacggtaggaaattAAACTAAATGTGGACGATTTTAGTGACGAATCTgccgatgattgacagggcagatggtaacttttttttttttttttttttttggatgcagagtccgttaaagatgacgaaCCATGACAACTGAACAAtatagggagctgattgagacgcacccgaAGTAGTGTctcaaagcttgcatacttttctgctacacacttaaaagtatggactttttcttgaaaaaaaagtacgttatataggctacttttagGTTGTAGTGAAGTAGCCGAATTGCGACGCAGCAGTCGAGCCCTTGTTGGCAGGGCGACCAGAGCTAATTTTGAAGTTCTCGTCGGCGGCGGGGAGAACACTTTACGGACTAATTTAACGTTACGCCATTGAAGAAGACAAAATATGtcctctattttttttttttgtatctctTAATAAGGCACTTTGCACGGTGTAATTGGACACTCCGATAGTGGACGGGCCATGCACTTTAAACTCGGTGGAGCTGAGGGAACAACTGCTGTGACTATgatttattagtttattttcCCACAACAGCTTTATTGTGTCGTAATATCATTAATGCAtacatatgaatatcattcaaaCATCATTTGAagtatataggcctatattgtATGAATTATACACATTGAAAATAGACCGAAATTCCAGAATCCTAGACATGCGAACTAGCGCTGTGAATGGGACATATAACGTTATAATTTTAACAAGATTTCCCCAATAATCATGCAAGAGTCCATTATTCCTGTATTCCGACAACAAAGCAATTGAACGCAAAGCTCGCATTCACTATTTATGCAGTGGGAATTAAGGACATTTCCGATTGCACGTTAGGCAGCATATATCGTTAGCCTCATAGCATAATTGCCCAGATCATATTGGACAAAAAATGATTTGGGCAATTATGCTATGCGGCTAACGATGTCCCGTGAAGCTTATGTGATGTTGATCAGCGTGCAAGAGGAGCCTCCGCGTAAAGCTAAAAAATTGAGGAGTCGCTTCTAGTACGCTgaataaacaatgttttttttgttgtcacGTAAAAAACGTATTCTTGCCCGCAAGTCTTTAACATATTTGCTCCTAAATATTAACTTTAGAGAACTGTATTTTGAGTTTACCACGAAAAGTCCaggggtgcgtctcaatcagtgccctagttcagtagttagggcactgatcaggacataagtcaatgggctgaatCCCTAATCAGTGCCCTTACTGAACTAGGgcgctgattgagacgcacccctGGAGTATTTTGCGACAGGCTTGAATTACGGCACGTTGCTAGCTGTCGTAAAACCGAAAGTTAACCTTTCGGAATTGAATCTCGCTGACGCCAAACCGCGTTTctagtcatttttaaaaaataatacggCAGACGTCcacatttaaaataagaaacattAGCTATCTATTTAACATTTAAGTCATGATAGTCAGGTACGTGATCTGGTTATTTTCACGTCAGAGCATTATAgagaaaaagtaaataaataaaaaaaatgaaatgggcCTAAATGGTAACTGTGCTAACGCGGCTAAATGCAAACTTTAGTATAATTCCGTGGTTGCACACAGACCACCTGATACTAATAAGGCTAAGTAACTGGACAATGATAACATTTCTCACAAGTTTGAAGACCTCTTCTCTTAAAATGTAGATTCCGAACTGCTGCGGGTAACGTTAACACGAATAGCATGTCTGAACTTGTAGCTTATATATGACTATGCAATTGTTTCTATACAGAAAGATAGTCTACTATAAGTATAATACTTCGTCCACGTTAATGTGGATAATAAACTTTGTTTCAAAACGCTCTGTGCCTAACTTACACAGCACATGCTATTTTGAGCAATTTTccacacagaaacaaaaaaatgctaaaaatcACCTGAATATTAAGCATCATAAAAACTCActgagaaaacaaaaacaaatgtatcCTGATTTGTGTATTTAAAGTTAACGTTATACTGTCATGTTTCTTGTTGCTTACAAATTCTATATTTCGATTACAGTGCCGTTGTATATTGCCATATTGTTTATGACAAGTACCGGTAACTTAAAGAAAATTGGGTTTCCCTGCATGAATGTTTTAGATAGAACATTAATGCCGTGTGCCCAACAAAGCGTTTTTTTCACACGGCTGGCTGGCGTATTCAATGTTTTCAAGGGGAGCGCCGCGCTTTTAGAACGACGTCGAGCGTAACGAGGCGCTGAGAATCTTCacattcttcaactcttggCCAACAAACTATCTGTGAAAATATACTGACACACTCCCGCGGATATTCCGTACCATAACCAGCAAAGAGtctcaaccaaaaaaaaaaaaaaacacgctgCCCAAACTCTCAAGCGCGCACAGCGAGGCTTTCAGCACGCGGCCTCAGCGCCTCATTCTAAAAACGCCAGCCAGCCGCTTGAAAAAacaaaacgctttggtggacaggCGTCCTAAGCCACGAGTTTTCCCCTGGTTTTTCCACAGGCTTTTCCATTCCAATACCGTTTAACGTTTAACCATTGCGCTCGAATCTCgctgcaaaataaaaaataagttcaaaactTTTTATAATCGCTCATAATTGCCTGCTGATAATTAAATAGTATGCTCTATTTAAACTGACCAGAGACTTTGATCCAGAAGCTTAAGCACATTCAATAGAAATGGCTTTGATTTGTGAAATATTTACTTTTCTGGAGTAGGAAGACTTCTATCTGTGTTTCTGTTAGTGTAATGTTTAAGGGTGAACTCTACAGACATAATTTGGCATAATGCTGTTTAACACAGTTTACAATAATGTACTAAGCAAGCACTTTAACAGCAGGAATGTGAATCGTTTTACATTGCTAAAAGTAATACTTCAATTATTTCTGTTTGCAGATGCTGTATTGTTTCATTTCATCTTTTATTGGTGATTAGTAAAGGTAAGCACTAAGGATCTTCTCATGATTATATGCGTTCATGATAAAGAATCAAACCTAGTTATAACAAAcatgcattaattaatgttttttttattgtgtgtgtgtgtgtgtgtgtgtgtgtgtgtgtgtgtgtgtgtgtgtgtgtgtgtgtgtgtgtgtgtgtgtgtgtgaaagggatagatcacccaaaaaaagaaaattagccTATGATGCTTTTCTGTCCCTCAAGCCATATTAGGTGtaacctgacaagccagacctacgtcaagatgtttggtctggaaactcaccattgacagctcaatccgaggggcggataaacggttgtctttcaaactccctctgcacgcgatcgtatagcactacaaccaaccagagcaacgatggtgaaacagagcttgttgatagattaaactttcgccgtatccggtcaagaaaactccgaacacatcttcccttttttaggaatgactttagtgccgttctttgttctaaAAGGTTaaatccaagtcttccagagtcacggtcaaagctgatttgaaagaccgccgttcgccagtttctgtgtttactagaagcacgcaaacgcaactcggccgtcgtcattatggccccgcccgccgactctatacacgatgtgattggcccagcaagagtttgccgtttatagctcagaagggtattgagagttcctagacgacactcgcgggcagattagatttgctgccactagggtgtctagatttctaggctttattaggtgtatatgacattcttccttcagacgaataaaatcagttatatataaaaaaatgaaggCCTTTTAAAGTGAATCAATGGGATtgtatccatatttaaaactttacaaactgtaaacTTTACAATGGAGCGGTGACTATAAAGGTTCACGgttgtgctttggaagcaggcggtgagtaaaactgctttaaatatctatgttgttggctatcgtcgcgtaagtaaacatcagtaaacaacacgatcgtatatagttaatttatcaatggagcatgcaatgtatggtgtgtgcttaaatacatttgtttagctgaccaatataggtgtcagttttttttattgtaaaaccacccaaacataaacctagggggagttcacacaaagcacattcagatgcgctactccattgtttttctaattaacactttaacacagtctgatgtgcaaaactgtttCGCTTGAGattgctaaggtttagtcgcatacaatagtccataaaccaaatcatgtcctcataaaccacgagtaaaatcacagtaaagacacacaaatgttgacaggccgcTAAATACAgtataccacagagacggacgttctgctgttgctgtttttcctgttcaatttatttcagcctctggatctgattctggatcatatctgtattagctgaatctgattgatagccatggtttatttagggtaactgtttcttttccacgcttgaggacgtcacagctttcagaagctctcgtgcagtagctgcgcgctcgtgagcccacacgatacgcctccatccgctctgtttttttcaaaaaagaaacagccattcactgccattataaagcttgaagagccaggacatttcaggacaactctgattgtattcattctgaaagaagaacgtcaTACACCTAGAATAACTTAAGGGGGAGAAattcatgggctaattttcctttttgggtgaactaatcctttaacacCATGTTTCTTTATTACTGtaacttcttttcttttttccctatcaGTTTCTCTGCAGGTCAACGTTACGGGTTTAAGTGGCGGTTCTGTAATTTTACCGTGTTTGTCTAATGAACCTCAGCTTAAACTTCAAGAAATCAGAGTCAATTGGAAACATCATGACAGACTGAAAGTGTATGACATTAATAATGGTAAAGGCTCTGGAGAAGGACAAGATCCGGCATACAAGCACAGGACTGAAACCTTCCCTGAGAAGTATGAGAAGGGAAACCTCTCACTCAAACTCAACAATCTCCAATACAGTGACGCAGGAAAGTACCAGTGCTACATCATTGAGGAATCAGTCATCCGGACTGTGGAGCTACACATTGaaggtttgtgtttgtgtgttgtgcgtgtgtgtgtgtgtgtgtgtgtggggtggggtggggggggggggacttgccaattaataattaaaggggtacttcagcgctgggaagataaatctgtatttaaactgggtcatcaatgcagtagaaatgtgaaattatttttgaatttggtgtcttctagactgagaaaagacagaaaatgtatttttgtcccatggggatgaaagactacaattcccagaatgcttcgctgccctgtgaggccattcccggcaacaacttcattactgtgactgagttagagacactacaattaaaaactgaacgtgtctgttcaatataatgagtgagtcaccgcgcgagtctcacagcactgagcactaactgcaggagtgatgagagctgaggtaatcgcgactacactcgcggcatacattcacaacgcgagttcagtctggcgcgtttcagttcatgcctttgcaagcttaactttcatagaaatgaatttgagaagttaaaagacttacattgcacaccatagctccgtttaaatgatcctgtctgcaagctgagctctccctgcaagctgagtgtaatctcccatcccccaatgccggattcaaaacatgcggaaatggctccctctgctggctgtagtctttagcctctgggcaaacattcctcctatgatgcaaaaattgtcattttgcatcataggaggaatttttccagaaataaaatgcataaatctctcgtctcagggagatatgagaggggaaagcacaataatttgaatattctccagggtttctactgatacaaagccatatgctaatcgctgaagtaaccctttaaacaaacATTGATTATAACAGTTTTTACAATATATGGCAATATATTGCTATaagtaatttaaatgtatttaatctcTCATCTAACTAACTCTCATGACATTATTAGTAGACGgtagggttagtagaataaagCCGGGGACACACAGAATGTTTCAAACTAGTAAAACTAGTCTTTCAAAGACTGAACTAAGAACACATTTACAGACTTTCCTTCGACTGGAGCGGATTTTAATCTTTGGCAGTCAGAGAACAGCACAAACGTTTACGACGGAGCCAGACTGCTATAAACCATTTCATCGGATGAACACGCATTGCCACGGTTACGGTTACGCCTGGCCCGAAGTTAACTTCTTCAGGTCTAtgtttgttgaataaagtcgtttttATCGGTCTGGCTAGTGGATAGTATGGCGCACTCAATAGAAACACATTTTTGACGTACTATTCttggataaaataaatattaacaatCAAGACAGGACATTTACttgttatttatttagcttGTTATCATAAATAATCTACTGTTAGAGGTAACTTATTTTGTCTGCGTTTACACTTGGCATATGCGATTGCCGATCGGCTCATCAGTCGATCAGGACACAGCACGTTTACATTTGATCACGTCAAGTTGTCGCCATCTGGATAACTGACCGTTTATGTTTACCGCTAAATATTAATAGGCCTTTATCACGGAGTGTAAAACAACTTTTGCTTCCTCTATCAATAACAGTGCCCATAGAGCACGTGATTTTTGTGATGCATTCATACCGCAGTCTCAAATAGGGTTCATCTACGAGTTTAAGTTTCCCaacattaattttatattatggAAGAAAGAAATGTTATTCCAACGCACCGCATGATTGAAAGGCGAGCACGCTCGCATTTAACGGCATTACACGGTccttacacatacacacacacacactttaaatcTTTTTACAATCttgcttattttaaaaaaactgatAGTGTCCAAGAAACAGTGACGTCATCTGCAATATCCGTGCAAATAttaaacagaaaaatattaaactaGCAATCGTTGTGAGGAGGACTGGCAATGACTGTTTCTTAAATTCTAAGACTAGAATCTTAAAATACAGCACACTGCATGATTTTGACACAGACTGTAAACACAGAGACAACGCAACTGTCCCTGATTCAGCGCTTTTGAGCATAATTAGTCGTAACAACCAAAGTCCATTCATAATCGGCCTAACAGTCGTTAGGTGTGTCCTCGGCTTTAGTTAACATTGTGTTgcagttacttatagttagtgaATGTCTGTTGGAGAACCATGAAAATAGTGTTTGAAGatattagggctgcacaattaataCAATTTTCTAATCATGATTATTgatgccctacgaggccactcccactGATTACATCACTTGCCCACCGCAGCACTACCTCACCATCGTTTtgatttttatagtaataaaaaacatttagttcagttagagaacagacactacaattaaaaactgaacgtgtctgctcaagtcacaacacaaaccagagtcctgcacgggtccatttttggagacccgcccccgcccgtacccaaggtttagcaccagatccgacctgtgacccgtgaaaatatcaaaattaaatccgcacccgcccagacccgttaatatttggcccgtgaCCCGACtcgtgcccgcgataaatcacacacgctaaaagcattcaaattaaaatgctttattttttatcctgcacctctctcaacatcaacagcgtcatgaattggctaatgaaacaggcaaaagtgcctttaaagacttgttgtcaacaatttcatatactccactcaccaactctactattttgcaagttctcccacttggaaatcatggaggggtctgaaattgtcatagTAGGTGCATGTCCCCTGTGAGAGACATAACCTAAATACAAAATACCTTAATACATACATACTAGGGCTTCACAtgttcaagtttttcattaaccgttaaccgaggcccttagcggttaatactcagTAAACCATAGTGTGAGtcggttattatttttagtttattaagttgacgaccgccatctccgtagtgaacgcgcctatagagagaaatgcacatcatggattacatgattaaattattattttacattagatttacatttcagaaacaaaattatatatatataattttgtttctgAAATGTAAAACCACCAGCAGAgacatattaattattttatgtataaaatATGTATAGATTTATGCATATATGCTTTTTAAATGTGGTTTTGGGTTGGATTTCAGAACTTGAATTTGAATTCTCTGACTGAGCGCAAACATTTCAAGATTAATAAAGATTATTACTCTCTGTTTTCAGTGCCTTTCCAGAAGACCATTAAAGGTAAAATTGGAGGCTCTGCTGTTTTACCTTGTTTTGCTAGAAAGCGTCCGCGTGCAAATGAAGACATTACATTCAAATGGAGGAGACACAATGAGACCCTGAATGTGGTTGACATTATTAAGGGTAAAGTCTCACAGGATTCAGCATACAAGAACAGAACTGAAATTTTACCCGAGTATCTGAATGGAAGCTTCTCTCTCAAACTCAACAACCTTCAGCGCAATGATGCGGGACAATACAGATGCTACATCACAAATGAATTACTAATTCACAGTGTGGAACTAGGTTTGTGAATAATAAGTTTGATTTatgtaaagggttagttcagccaaaaaagaaaattgtcatgaattcctcaccctcacgtcgttccaaacccctaagacctccgttcatcttcagaacacaaattaagatattttgatgaagtccaagagctctctgacccttcATAGACAGCAATTAAATTAACACTTTTTTATTGTCAGAAAGATAGtcaagacattgttaaaatagtaataaaaaaaacctgtaatgttattaaaggaacactccactttttttgaaaataggcacattttttaactttactagagttaaacagttgcgTAATATCGTTGCGCCACTCCAaccatggtacggcagcaaagttccttgattattatgcaggaatgagagtatagttaccttgccatatcggtctagaaaatcacaacttttcattttccatcggtcttagtacacgatgtaactagagaagagtcaagttttaaataggaaaaagtttttagttttttagtttttgagTAAGATGCTATtggtctaatcagattcaatgaaTTATGCTGAGCTATGCTAAAATTGCTACCGCCAAAaccagagatcggctgaatggtttctaaaacggtaaaactcaactgtttagcTCTAGGGGATTTGGAAAATGAACTTAaaggagtgttcctttaagcaaCATTAATAGTTTTTGGAGtcagaaatatcttaatttgttttcCGAACATGAAAGGAGGACTTTCGGGGTTTGGAACGACCTGAGGGTGAAGAATTAAATGGCAcaaataatttagaaataattttagaaataatttagaaatgtatatatattttttatgaacttaaGCTAAAGTTTGTTAGGTTGATTTTAAtataatgacaaataaatgtttaaaaatatattttgagaaatcTTTTCATCTGTTTTTACTCAACCTAACGTTACTGTCTTTGTGTCCTGCAGAAGTTAACCAAGGAGCACAATCAAGACCAgagaaaattttacttttagTGCCTTTTCTTTCTGTTTCCGTTCTGCTCTTTATGTGAGTATTATTTGTCCACAGTATTGcaatgtgtttgtttctttggGGTTGTAGTGTGAAAGAATGGGAGAAAGAAGTTTGTGTGAGGTGGACCATGGTAACGACAAACCCCATTATCATATGCTGCACTGTCTCTGTTTGGCACATTGTATGGCTTGCTATATCATAAGCAgtgtggaggaagtactgaatctcagtacttaagtaaaagtacaagtaaccagaaatatatttactttggtaaaagtagaagtactacaacgacaaccctacttaagtaaaaagtaaaaagtacctgattttaaatgtactttaagtattaaaagtaaaagtacttgcataaaaatgtattctcttaatgtctaattctaataatgaaaaagaagaaaacagtatgagCGGAGGCATTTTAATtgagttagttttgggttaatgtaattgttcttaccatctgttgcctagtttacattctgacttaATTCTGgttatctgcaaagttaaatgtcatttttctgaagcaacattctcatcagctttgatgtatttaaatcttcatattaatgatatttttaccttttataaaggacattttcccctaatctcattaaatataggctttgcttcagctttgattaataaattaaattagaataagatacaataggt
This genomic window contains:
- the LOC137040556 gene encoding V-set domain-containing T-cell activation inhibitor 1-like — its product is MIVRCCIVSFHLLLVISKVSLQVNVTGLSGGSVILPCLSNEPQLKLQEIRVNWKHHDRLKVYDINNGKGSGEGQDPAYKHRTETFPEKYEKGNLSLKLNNLQYSDAGKYQCYIIEESVIRTVELHIEVPFQKTIKGKIGGSAVLPCFARKRPRANEDITFKWRRHNETLNVVDIIKGKVSQDSAYKNRTEILPEYLNGSFSLKLNNLQRNDAGQYRCYITNELLIHSVELEVNQGAQSRPEKILLLVPFLSVSVLLFM